Proteins found in one Quercus robur chromosome 2, dhQueRobu3.1, whole genome shotgun sequence genomic segment:
- the LOC126716122 gene encoding leucine-rich repeat receptor protein kinase HPCA1-like isoform X2, with protein MVCLVMVQRSQLFLLLVFIIFSAIAAETENQDYVALLSLKSMWQNTPPNWVGPDPCGKGWEGIGCTNSRVTSIMLSSIGLTGSLSGDFVMLSELKTLDLSYNKGLTGPIPRSIGNLKKLLNLILVGCSFSGPIPDTIGSLQQLLYLSLNSNHFSGQIPPSIGNLSSLLWLDLTDNQLNGPIPISDGITPGLDMLLNARHFHLGQNHLSGTIPPQLFSSKMTLIHVLLDGNQLTGSIPSTLGLVQALEVLRIDGNALSGPVPSNFNNLTNLIQMFLSNNELTGPLPNLTSMNLLSYVDISNNTFDGSDVPPWFPTLQSLTTLIMENTTLQGQIPVALFSLPHLQTVVLKKNQLNGSLVIGTTHSNQLKLIDLQLNSISDLEGKEAYNGTLKLEDNPICGVKGNLNSYCTVSLSNASYSTQKVDCEPVPCNSDQISSPYCRCAYPYTGSLFFEALSFSDLGNNTYYNILEESLMYSFHSHQLPVDSVSLTLSNPITASSEYLEVKLKVFPYGQVCFNLTGISSIGFMLSNQTFKPPPPFGPFYFIGDKYEKFTESKKSSRSSIVIEVVVGGSILLLVILLAGVYVLHKKKRAERAIEHTSHFSQLDQSNMGGSVIKVKGVGWFSLKELEKYTNHFSIANEIGSGGYGKVYQGSLPTGQLIAIKRSKKESMQGGLQFKTEIELLSRVHHKNLVSLVGFCFEKGEQILVYEYVSNGSLKDSLSGKSRIRLDWMRRLRVALGAARGLAYLHEFANPPIIHRDIKSNNILLDESLNAKVSDFGLSKPIDDSEGSHVITQVKGTMGYMDPEYYMTHKLTEKSDVYSFGVLMLELLTARKPIEHGKYIVREVQETMDKTKDLYNLHEFLDPAIGLGTTLKGLGKFVDLAMRCVKEPGSDRPMMVEVVKEIENIMELAGVNPDANFTSTSASYEETSKGNSPNPGYPYR; from the exons ATGGTTTGTTTAGTAATGGTTCAAAGAAGTCAGCTGTTCCTACTGCTTGTTTTCATCATATTTTCAGCTATAGCAGCCGAGACAGAAAATCAAGACT ATGTTGCTTTGCTTTCTCTCAAGAGTATGTGGCAGAATACACCACCCAATTGGGTGGGTCCGGATCCTTGTGGCAAGGGATGGGAAGGAATTGGGTGCACAAATTCACGTGTAACCTCCAT AATGTTATCAAGCATTGGTTTGACAGGCTCGCTGTCTGGAGATTTCGTAATGTTATCTGAATTAAAGACTCT GGATCTATCTTACAACAAGGGCCTGACAGGACCAATCCCACGATCAATTGGGAATTTGAAGAAACTATTGAACTT AATCCTAGTTGGTTGCAGCTTCTCAGGTCCTATTCCTGACACAATAGGATCTCTACAGCAGCTACTCTATCT ATCTCTGAATTCTAATCACTTTAGTGGACAGATTCCGCCTTCCATTGGTAATCTATCCAGTCTTCTTTGGCTTGATCTAACTGACAACCAGCTTAATGGACCCATTCCAATCTCTGATGGGATCACACCTGGTCTTGATATGCTACTTAATGCCAGGCACTT TCATCTTGGACAGAATCATCTTTCAGGAACGATCCCACCTCAGCTTTTCAGCTCAAAAATGACCCTGATACATGT GCTTTTGGATGGCAACCAACTGACTGGCAGCATTCCTTCCACCCTTGGACTTGTGCAAGCCTTGGAGGTGCT GCGCATTGATGGGAATGCATTAAGTGGACCTGTGCCTTCAAACTTCAACAATCTTACAAATCTTATTCAGAT GTTCTTGTCCAACAATGAACTGACTGGTCCTTTGCCCAACCTTACTAGCATGAACCTCCTCAGCTACGT GGATATCAGCAATAATACCTTTGATGGATCAGATGTTCCTCCATGGTTCCcaaccttacaatctttgaCAACATT AATAATGGAAAACACAACACTTCAAGGACAAATTCCAGTTGCCCTATTCAGCTTACCCCATCTACAGACTGT GGTATTAAAGAAAAACCAACTCAATGGCTCCTTGGTTATTGGCACCACCCATAGCAACCAACTCAAACTCATCGATTTGCAGCTCAATTCTATTTCTGACTTAGAAGGAAAGGAAGCATACAATGGTACATTGAA ACTGGAGGACAACCCAATCTGTGGGGTGAAAGGAAATCTAAATAGTTACTGCACAGTTTCCCTCTCCAATGCCTCATATTCGACACAAAAAGTTGATTGCGAGCCTGTTCCCTGCAATTCAGATCAGATTTCAAGCCCCTACTGTAGGTGTGCCTATCCTTACACAGGAAGCCTCTTCTTCGAAGCTCTATCCTTCTCAGACTTGGGGAACAATACTTACTACAACATACTTGAGGAATCTCTCATGTATTCTTTTCACTCCCATCAACTTCCTGTGGATTCAGTCTCTCTAACTCTGAGTAATCCCATTACGGCTTCATCGGAGTACCTTGAAGTGAAGTTAAAAGTCTTTCCTTATGGCCAAGTTTGTTTCAATCTAACGGGAATTTCTAGTATTGGGTTCATGCTTAGCAACCAGACTTTCAAGCCTCCACCACCTTTTGGACCTTTCTATTTTATCGGTGATAAGTATGAGAAATTTACAG AATCAAAAAAGTCATCAAGAAGTAGTATTGTGATTGAAGTTGTAGTTGGCGGTTCCATTCTGCTGCTGGTAATACTCCTTGCAGGGGTTTATGTTctccataaaaagaaaagagcagAAAGAGCAATTGAACACACCAGTCACTTTT CACAATTGGACCAAAGCAATATGGGTGGTAGTGTTATTAAGGTAAAAGGTGTGGGATGGTTTTCCCTTAAAGAACTTGAGAAATACACCAATCATTTTTCAATAGCCAATGAGATTGGATCAGGCGGCTATGGGAAG GTTTATCAAGGTTCTCTTCCTACTGGGCAACTGATTGCCATTAAACGTTCTAAAAAAGAATCTATGCAGGGAGGGCTTCAGTTCAAAACTGAGATTGAACTTTTATCAAGAGTGCATCATAAGAATCTTGTCAGCCTTGTGgggttttgttttgagaaaggTGAACAAATTCTGGTGTATGAGTATGTTTCAAATGGTAGTCTAAAGGATAGTCTTTCAG GGAAGTCAAGGATCAGGTTGGATTGGATGAGGAGACTTAGAGTGGCCCTTGGTGCAGCCAGAGGTCTAGCCTATCTTCATGAATTTGCCAATCCTCCTATTATACATAGGGATATAAAATCAAACAACATCCTCCTGGATGAGTCATTAAATGCTAAAGTTTCTGATTTTGGACTCTCCAAGCCAATTGATGACAGTGAAGGAAGTCATGTTATCACTCAAGTTAAAGGGACAATG GGCTACATGGATCCAGAATATTACATGACCCATAAGTTGACCGAGAAAAGTGATGTATATAGCTTTGGAGTGCTAATGTTGGAGTTGTTAACAGCAAGAAAGCCAATAGAGCATGGGAAATATATTGTGAGAGAGGTTCAGGAGACAATGGATAAGACAAAAGATTTATACAATCTTCATGAATTTCTTGACCCAGCCATTGGTTTAGGAACAACCCTAAAAGGTTTAGGAAAGTTTGTGGATCTGGCAATGAGGTGTGTGAAAGAACCTGGATCCGATAGGCCTATGATGGTTGAGGTGGTTAAAGAGATTGAAAACATTATGGAGCTCGCTGGTGTAAATCCCGATGCTAATTTCACATCCACTTCTGCAAGTTACGAGGAGACAAGTAAGGGGAATTCCCCCAATCCAGGCTATCCTTATCGTTGA
- the LOC126716122 gene encoding leucine-rich repeat receptor protein kinase HPCA1-like isoform X1, giving the protein MVCLVMVQRSQLFLLLVFIIFSAIAAETENQDYVALLSLKSMWQNTPPNWVGPDPCGKGWEGIGCTNSRVTSIMLSSIGLTGSLSGDFVMLSELKTLDLSYNKGLTGPIPRSIGNLKKLLNLILVGCSFSGPIPDTIGSLQQLLYLSLNSNHFSGQIPPSIGNLSSLLWLDLTDNQLNGPIPISDGITPGLDMLLNARHFHLGQNHLSGTIPPQLFSSKMTLIHVLLDGNQLTGSIPSTLGLVQALEVLRIDGNALSGPVPSNFNNLTNLIQMFLSNNELTGPLPNLTSMNLLSYVDISNNTFDGSDVPPWFPTLQSLTTLIMENTTLQGQIPVALFSLPHLQTVVLKKNQLNGSLVIGTTHSNQLKLIDLQLNSISDLEGKEAYNGTLKLEDNPICGVKGNLNSYCTVSLSNASYSTQKVDCEPVPCNSDQISSPYCRCAYPYTGSLFFEALSFSDLGNNTYYNILEESLMYSFHSHQLPVDSVSLTLSNPITASSEYLEVKLKVFPYGQVCFNLTGISSIGFMLSNQTFKPPPPFGPFYFIGDKYEKFTESKKSSRSSIVIEVVVGGSILLLVILLAGVYVLHKKKRAERAIEHTSHFSAQLDQSNMGGSVIKVKGVGWFSLKELEKYTNHFSIANEIGSGGYGKVYQGSLPTGQLIAIKRSKKESMQGGLQFKTEIELLSRVHHKNLVSLVGFCFEKGEQILVYEYVSNGSLKDSLSGKSRIRLDWMRRLRVALGAARGLAYLHEFANPPIIHRDIKSNNILLDESLNAKVSDFGLSKPIDDSEGSHVITQVKGTMGYMDPEYYMTHKLTEKSDVYSFGVLMLELLTARKPIEHGKYIVREVQETMDKTKDLYNLHEFLDPAIGLGTTLKGLGKFVDLAMRCVKEPGSDRPMMVEVVKEIENIMELAGVNPDANFTSTSASYEETSKGNSPNPGYPYR; this is encoded by the exons ATGGTTTGTTTAGTAATGGTTCAAAGAAGTCAGCTGTTCCTACTGCTTGTTTTCATCATATTTTCAGCTATAGCAGCCGAGACAGAAAATCAAGACT ATGTTGCTTTGCTTTCTCTCAAGAGTATGTGGCAGAATACACCACCCAATTGGGTGGGTCCGGATCCTTGTGGCAAGGGATGGGAAGGAATTGGGTGCACAAATTCACGTGTAACCTCCAT AATGTTATCAAGCATTGGTTTGACAGGCTCGCTGTCTGGAGATTTCGTAATGTTATCTGAATTAAAGACTCT GGATCTATCTTACAACAAGGGCCTGACAGGACCAATCCCACGATCAATTGGGAATTTGAAGAAACTATTGAACTT AATCCTAGTTGGTTGCAGCTTCTCAGGTCCTATTCCTGACACAATAGGATCTCTACAGCAGCTACTCTATCT ATCTCTGAATTCTAATCACTTTAGTGGACAGATTCCGCCTTCCATTGGTAATCTATCCAGTCTTCTTTGGCTTGATCTAACTGACAACCAGCTTAATGGACCCATTCCAATCTCTGATGGGATCACACCTGGTCTTGATATGCTACTTAATGCCAGGCACTT TCATCTTGGACAGAATCATCTTTCAGGAACGATCCCACCTCAGCTTTTCAGCTCAAAAATGACCCTGATACATGT GCTTTTGGATGGCAACCAACTGACTGGCAGCATTCCTTCCACCCTTGGACTTGTGCAAGCCTTGGAGGTGCT GCGCATTGATGGGAATGCATTAAGTGGACCTGTGCCTTCAAACTTCAACAATCTTACAAATCTTATTCAGAT GTTCTTGTCCAACAATGAACTGACTGGTCCTTTGCCCAACCTTACTAGCATGAACCTCCTCAGCTACGT GGATATCAGCAATAATACCTTTGATGGATCAGATGTTCCTCCATGGTTCCcaaccttacaatctttgaCAACATT AATAATGGAAAACACAACACTTCAAGGACAAATTCCAGTTGCCCTATTCAGCTTACCCCATCTACAGACTGT GGTATTAAAGAAAAACCAACTCAATGGCTCCTTGGTTATTGGCACCACCCATAGCAACCAACTCAAACTCATCGATTTGCAGCTCAATTCTATTTCTGACTTAGAAGGAAAGGAAGCATACAATGGTACATTGAA ACTGGAGGACAACCCAATCTGTGGGGTGAAAGGAAATCTAAATAGTTACTGCACAGTTTCCCTCTCCAATGCCTCATATTCGACACAAAAAGTTGATTGCGAGCCTGTTCCCTGCAATTCAGATCAGATTTCAAGCCCCTACTGTAGGTGTGCCTATCCTTACACAGGAAGCCTCTTCTTCGAAGCTCTATCCTTCTCAGACTTGGGGAACAATACTTACTACAACATACTTGAGGAATCTCTCATGTATTCTTTTCACTCCCATCAACTTCCTGTGGATTCAGTCTCTCTAACTCTGAGTAATCCCATTACGGCTTCATCGGAGTACCTTGAAGTGAAGTTAAAAGTCTTTCCTTATGGCCAAGTTTGTTTCAATCTAACGGGAATTTCTAGTATTGGGTTCATGCTTAGCAACCAGACTTTCAAGCCTCCACCACCTTTTGGACCTTTCTATTTTATCGGTGATAAGTATGAGAAATTTACAG AATCAAAAAAGTCATCAAGAAGTAGTATTGTGATTGAAGTTGTAGTTGGCGGTTCCATTCTGCTGCTGGTAATACTCCTTGCAGGGGTTTATGTTctccataaaaagaaaagagcagAAAGAGCAATTGAACACACCAGTCACTTTT CAGCACAATTGGACCAAAGCAATATGGGTGGTAGTGTTATTAAGGTAAAAGGTGTGGGATGGTTTTCCCTTAAAGAACTTGAGAAATACACCAATCATTTTTCAATAGCCAATGAGATTGGATCAGGCGGCTATGGGAAG GTTTATCAAGGTTCTCTTCCTACTGGGCAACTGATTGCCATTAAACGTTCTAAAAAAGAATCTATGCAGGGAGGGCTTCAGTTCAAAACTGAGATTGAACTTTTATCAAGAGTGCATCATAAGAATCTTGTCAGCCTTGTGgggttttgttttgagaaaggTGAACAAATTCTGGTGTATGAGTATGTTTCAAATGGTAGTCTAAAGGATAGTCTTTCAG GGAAGTCAAGGATCAGGTTGGATTGGATGAGGAGACTTAGAGTGGCCCTTGGTGCAGCCAGAGGTCTAGCCTATCTTCATGAATTTGCCAATCCTCCTATTATACATAGGGATATAAAATCAAACAACATCCTCCTGGATGAGTCATTAAATGCTAAAGTTTCTGATTTTGGACTCTCCAAGCCAATTGATGACAGTGAAGGAAGTCATGTTATCACTCAAGTTAAAGGGACAATG GGCTACATGGATCCAGAATATTACATGACCCATAAGTTGACCGAGAAAAGTGATGTATATAGCTTTGGAGTGCTAATGTTGGAGTTGTTAACAGCAAGAAAGCCAATAGAGCATGGGAAATATATTGTGAGAGAGGTTCAGGAGACAATGGATAAGACAAAAGATTTATACAATCTTCATGAATTTCTTGACCCAGCCATTGGTTTAGGAACAACCCTAAAAGGTTTAGGAAAGTTTGTGGATCTGGCAATGAGGTGTGTGAAAGAACCTGGATCCGATAGGCCTATGATGGTTGAGGTGGTTAAAGAGATTGAAAACATTATGGAGCTCGCTGGTGTAAATCCCGATGCTAATTTCACATCCACTTCTGCAAGTTACGAGGAGACAAGTAAGGGGAATTCCCCCAATCCAGGCTATCCTTATCGTTGA
- the LOC126706240 gene encoding uncharacterized protein LOC126706240 codes for MAEQQAKKRKTKKKKKEAVCMTDRSPTTSNEPLMPHVNSIHVSIFPGSKDSQEYHWLGPVIVHVKDVAKAQVLLFETPALGLVGNVCHKETGQPGVLVLCEPRINGETQPGLTTCRGAAKRLIDLGLVFIPVEDAVQDTVESIKAKGFLNQKMPQS; via the exons ATGGCAGAGCAGCAGGcaaagaagaggaagacgaagaagaagaagaaggaagcagTGTGCATGACTGACAGGAGCCCAACGACTTCAAATGAGCCGCTCATGCCTCATGTGAATTCCATCCATGTCTCCATCTTCCCA GGATCAAAGGACAGTCAGGAGTATCATTGGCTAGGTCCTGTCATTGTGCATGTCAAAGACGTTGCAAAAGCACAGGTTTTGTTGTTTGAGACTCCTGCTCTTG GGTTAGTTGGCAATGTATGTCACAAGGAAACAGGACAACCTGGTGTTCTGGTTTTATGTGAACCAAG GATTAATGGGGAAACTCAGCCAGGACTGACAACCTGCAGAGGTGCAGCAAAGAGATTAATCGATCTGGGTCTGGTCTTCATACCAGTTGAAGATGCTGTCCAGGACACAGTCGAGAGCATCAAAGCTAAAGGCTTCCTGAACCAGAAAATGCCACAATCTTAA
- the LOC126716128 gene encoding uncharacterized protein LOC126716128 codes for MSSPAPAPCSRSWSISEDSLRRYVHFASESCIQELLSASDSNRAANDNDGWKVLTLENGVEISKRRSGSLHTFRSRWLLRSVSPQQFITVANAIDAAKQWDPDLVEAKYIKDLEDNLSIIRLRFGDSSKPLFRNREFIVYERRETMEDGTLVVAVASLPKEIAAGLHPKQNNAIRGLLLQSGWVVEKLEDDSCLVTYVVQLDPAGWLPKCFVNRLNTKLVMIIENLRKLAQACPIEGDT; via the exons ATGAGCAGTCCAGCTCCAGCACCTTGCAGCCGATCTTG GTCCATAAGCGAGGACTCCCTGAGAAGGTACGTGCATTTTGCGAGTGAGAGCTGCATACAAGAGTTGCTGTCAGCTTCGGACTCAAATAGGGCTGCAAATGACAATGATGGTTGGAAGGTTCTTACTCTAGAAAATGGAGTAGAGATATCAAAACGCAGGTCTGGATCACTTCACACTTTTCGTAGCCGCTGGCTACTCAGATCAGTCTCACCTCAACAATTCATCACTGTTGCTAATGCCATTGATGCTGCAAAG CAATGGGACCCTGATTTGGTGGAAGCGAAGTATATAAAAGATCTTGAGGATAATCTCAGCATCATACGTCTCAGGTTTGGAGATAGCTCTAAGCCTCTATTTAGGAACAGAGAATTCATAGTTTATGAGCGACGTGAAACCATGGAAGACGGCACTTTG GTAGTAGCGGTTGCTTCACTGCCAAAGGAGATAGCTGCTGGATTGCATCCAAAGCAAAATAATGCAATCAGAGGACTACTGCTTCAGTCAGGGTGGGTTGTGGAGAAGCTTGAAGATGACTCCTGCCTGGTAACTTATGTTGTCCAG CTAGATCCTGCTGGGTGGCTGCCCAAGTGTTTTGTGAATCGGCTTAACACAAAGCTAGTTATGATCATTGAAAATCTTAGGAAACTAGCGCAGGCTTGTCCGATTGAAGGTGATACATAA